The segment ATCTCTCCGCCGCGACCGATCACAAAACGCGACGGCATCGGCAGATCCCAATGGTCGGTTCCGTTGGTTTCCGGTAGCTCCAACCCGAGCGATCTTTCGGCTTCGATTACATCCGGAGGCGTTGAAACGGTCAGGCCAAAGCTGGTCGCGATCTGATTGTTGACGTCCTGCAGAACTGGAAACCCGAGTCCCAGTTCTTTCGTGATCGACTGATTGAAATGTTGAAGCTGAGGACAAAAGGCAATCAGAGCCGCACCGCGGTCGAGAATGGTTTGAAGATTCGACTGCAGAGCTTCCAGCTCCACGATGCAGTACGGTCACCAATTGCCGCGAAACCAGGTCAAAAC is part of the Mariniblastus fucicola genome and harbors:
- a CDS encoding redoxin domain-containing protein — its product is MELEALQSNLQTILDRGAALIAFCPQLQHFNQSITKELGLGFPVLQDVNNQIATSFGLTVSTPPDVIEAERSLGLELPETNGTDHWDLPMPSRFVIGRGGEIRFASVHADHRLRSEPEECLDFIGD